A region from the Pseudomonadota bacterium genome encodes:
- a CDS encoding ABC transporter ATP-binding protein, with the protein MTARSQFSLVPALPQHWQALATNHIASTETVRAWFETDLTAELRYARGLALLTDTRIVYLVEHAGGQDWPLSNELFLNHIEHAGVGTLEILRGEERLGRLRFTLAQDLGAKRFVAEAERVLAGDAAVHEVAEHCPVCNTVLDASQDECPVCAQQLHTPPSTWTLFRLWRFARPYRVQLFFGFVFTLASTFATLIPPYLTMPLMDKVLIPFQNGTPIDRALVTMYLGGLVGASLVAWLLGWARSYILALVSERIGADLRTTTFDHLLKLSLEYFGGKRTGDLISRLGSESDRICVFLSLHALDFITDVLVMLMTAAILFSINPWLALTTLLPLPFIVWLIHIVREKLRTGFERLTRIWSEVTNVLSDTIPGIRVVKAFAQEEREGQRFLKANKYNLAQNDRLNKIWALFTPTVTLLTELGLLVVWGFGIYQVSKHEITVGVLTAFLAYIGRFYTRLDSMSRIVSVTQKAAAAAKRIFDILDHVSSVPEPQSPQKLDAVRGHIELRNVGFRYGSRAVVRDVSLDIQPGEMIGLVGQSGSGKSTLVNLMCRFYDVAEGAILLDGIDIRQLSIPDFRKNIGLVLQEPFMFFGTVADNIAYGKPDATREEIVAAARAAHAHDFILRLPHGYDSLVGERGQQLSGGERQRLSIARALLIDPKILLLDEATSSVDTETEKEIQKALDNLVRGRTTIAIAHRLSTLRQANRLVVLERGRIVEIGDHDTLLARDGAYARLYEAQARIEAEQ; encoded by the coding sequence ATGACTGCTCGTTCCCAATTTTCGCTAGTACCCGCCCTGCCCCAACACTGGCAGGCCCTGGCCACCAACCACATCGCCAGCACGGAAACCGTGCGCGCCTGGTTCGAGACCGACCTCACCGCGGAACTGCGTTACGCGCGAGGCCTGGCGCTGCTGACCGATACCCGCATCGTGTACCTGGTCGAGCACGCTGGGGGGCAAGACTGGCCGCTAAGCAATGAACTTTTCCTGAATCACATCGAGCATGCCGGGGTCGGCACGCTCGAGATCCTGCGGGGTGAAGAACGCCTCGGCCGCTTGAGATTCACGCTCGCCCAAGACCTCGGCGCCAAGCGTTTCGTGGCCGAGGCGGAGCGCGTGCTGGCCGGCGACGCGGCCGTGCACGAAGTGGCCGAACATTGTCCGGTGTGCAACACCGTGCTCGATGCCAGCCAGGACGAATGCCCGGTGTGCGCCCAGCAGTTGCATACGCCGCCGTCGACCTGGACGCTGTTCCGCCTGTGGCGCTTCGCGCGGCCATACCGCGTGCAGCTGTTCTTCGGTTTCGTGTTCACGCTGGCATCGACCTTCGCGACCTTGATCCCGCCCTACCTGACCATGCCGCTGATGGACAAGGTGCTGATCCCTTTCCAGAACGGCACGCCCATCGATCGCGCGCTGGTGACGATGTACCTCGGCGGACTGGTGGGTGCCTCGCTGGTCGCGTGGCTGCTGGGCTGGGCGCGCAGCTACATCCTCGCCCTGGTATCGGAGCGCATCGGCGCGGACCTGCGCACCACGACCTTCGACCACCTGTTGAAGCTGTCGCTCGAGTATTTCGGCGGCAAGCGCACCGGCGATCTGATTTCGCGCCTGGGCTCCGAATCCGATCGCATCTGCGTGTTCCTGTCGCTGCATGCGCTCGACTTCATCACCGACGTGTTGGTGATGCTGATGACGGCCGCCATCCTGTTTTCGATCAACCCGTGGCTGGCGCTCACCACCCTGCTGCCACTGCCGTTCATCGTGTGGCTGATCCACATCGTGCGCGAGAAGCTGCGCACCGGCTTCGAGCGCCTGACGCGCATCTGGTCGGAAGTGACCAACGTGCTGTCCGACACCATTCCCGGCATCCGCGTGGTGAAGGCTTTCGCGCAGGAAGAGCGCGAAGGACAGCGCTTCCTCAAGGCCAACAAGTACAACCTCGCGCAGAACGACAGGCTCAACAAGATCTGGGCGCTGTTCACGCCCACCGTCACCCTGCTGACCGAGCTCGGCCTGTTGGTGGTGTGGGGTTTCGGCATCTACCAGGTGTCCAAGCACGAGATCACGGTCGGTGTGCTGACGGCGTTCCTGGCTTACATCGGACGCTTCTACACGCGCCTCGATTCCATGAGCCGTATCGTGTCGGTGACGCAGAAGGCGGCGGCCGCCGCCAAGCGTATCTTCGACATCCTCGACCACGTGTCGAGCGTGCCCGAGCCCCAGTCACCGCAGAAGCTCGACGCGGTGCGTGGTCACATCGAATTGCGCAATGTCGGCTTCCGCTACGGCAGCCGCGCGGTGGTGCGCGACGTGTCACTCGACATCCAGCCGGGTGAGATGATCGGCCTGGTCGGCCAGAGCGGTTCCGGCAAGAGCACGCTGGTCAATCTCATGTGCCGCTTCTACGACGTCGCCGAGGGCGCCATCCTGCTCGATGGTATCGACATCCGGCAGCTCTCCATTCCGGACTTCCGCAAGAACATCGGCCTGGTGCTGCAGGAGCCCTTCATGTTCTTCGGCACCGTGGCGGACAACATCGCCTACGGCAAACCCGACGCCACGCGCGAGGAAATCGTCGCCGCCGCGCGCGCCGCCCACGCCCATGACTTCATCCTGCGTCTGCCCCACGGCTACGACTCGCTGGTCGGTGAACGCGGCCAGCAGCTGTCGGGCGGCGAACGTCAACGCCTGTCCATTGCGCGAGCGCTGCTGATCGACCCCAAGATCCTGCTGCTGGACGAAGCGACTTCGTCGGTCGATACCGAAACCGAGAAGGAGATCCAGAAGGCGCTCGACAACCTGGTGCGCGGCCGCACCACCATCGCCATCGCCCATCGGCTCTCCACCCTGCGCCAGGCGAACCGGCTGGTGGTGCTGGAGCGCGGGCGTATCGTCGAGATCGGCGACCATGACACGCTGCTCGCGCGGGACGGCGCCTATGCGCGCCTTTACGAAGCGCAGGCGCGCATCGAGGCAGAACAATGA
- a CDS encoding DUF1854 domain-containing protein — protein sequence MTHDFTLSQDPRGRLELTLADGSRYDGVVPVRAFPLTAPDECVALVSSGGHEVVNIARLSELAEPARGIIVETLAAREFVPKIEAIVSCSAFATPSTWTVRTDRGQTEFVLKAEEDIRRLGEGRLMITDSHGLQLEIVDQARLDAHSRRILLRFM from the coding sequence ATGACCCACGATTTCACCCTGAGCCAGGACCCGCGCGGCCGCCTCGAACTCACCCTCGCCGACGGCAGCCGCTACGACGGCGTGGTGCCGGTGCGTGCCTTTCCCCTGACCGCGCCCGATGAATGCGTGGCACTGGTCTCGAGCGGTGGCCATGAAGTGGTCAACATCGCGCGCCTTTCGGAGCTCGCCGAGCCGGCGCGCGGCATCATCGTCGAGACCCTCGCCGCCCGCGAGTTCGTGCCGAAGATCGAAGCGATCGTGTCCTGCAGCGCGTTCGCCACGCCCAGCACCTGGACGGTGCGCACCGATCGCGGCCAGACCGAGTTCGTGCTGAAGGCGGAGGAAGACATCCGCCGCCTCGGCGAAGGCCGTCTCATGATCACCGACAGCCACGGCCTGCAACTTGAAATCGTCGACCAGGCCAGGCTCGACGCCCACAGCCGCCGCATCCTGCTGCGCTTCATGTAA